From the genome of Candidatus Dormiibacterota bacterium:
CGGCCGACGTCACCGGGTTGCGCAGGCTCGCGACTCTCCCCGAGTGGTTGGTGGCAGCGGGAGAGCCCGATCGGCTGCGTACCTTCCTCAGCCGGGCGGTGCCGGAGTTCACACGGGGCGACCTCGTACTCCACGAGTGCCGTCCGAAGCACTTCCGGCTGCGGGACACCACGTGGACGTTCCTGTGCCGGGTCAGCGTCGGCGGCCCCGACGGCGAGCGGCGCGACGTGTGGCTCGAGGGGTCGGTCGGCGCTCCCGGGACGCGGCAGCCCGTTCTCGACGGGCGGGTCGCGGCCTTCGGGTCGGACGCGTGGCGCTGCCTGCTGCCCGCGCTGGGCGTCGAGCTGCGCACCGCTCCCGCTGACACCGCGGTACCCCTGGTGTCGCAGCTCGAGGATGCCGAGCTGGCACGCGTCCTGTTGGAGAGGGCCATCCAGGACGGCACCCCGGCCTGCGCCGACCTGCGCATCGCGGCCTGTCGGCCTCGGGTCATGCGCTACGACAGGGGGAGCCGCTGCACTGTTCGCTACCAGCTCACCCACCCCGGAGCGGCGGTGCGACGAGGCTGGCCGGAGGTGGTCGTGGCCAAGACGTATCGTGACGACACCGGCCAGAACGCCTACCAGGGTATGCGCGCGCTGTGGAGCTCGGAGCTGTCGCGCTCCTCTGCTGTGGCAATCGCAGAGCCGCTCGCCTACGTGCCCGGGCTGCGCCTGCTCGTCCAGGGCCCCGTCGCCGAAGACCGCACCCTCGAGCGGCTCATCTGCTCGTCGCTCCCCGCGGGACCGTCGGTCGCACTCGAGGAGCTCCACGACTATCTCGCCAAGGCCGCACAGGGGCTGGCCGCGCTCCACGGCTGTGGCGTCGCCCTTGGCGAGACCGTGACCCTGGAGGGCGAGGTGGCCCAGATCGAGGCCGTGCTCGAACACCTCGCGGGGGTCGTGCCTGAGCTCTCCGGGGCGGCCGCGCCACTGCTGGCGCGAGTGGTCGCTCTCGCCGCCGAGCACCGTGCCGATCCGGTCCGGCCATCGCACGGCTCCTTCCGCCCAGCGCAGGTGCTGCTCCATCGAGGCCGGGTCGGCTTCATCGACTTCGATGCTTTCTGCCAGGCGGAACCCGCCCACGACGTCGCACGCTTCCGGGCCGGCATCAGGGACTGCGTGATGCGCGCTCACCTGGCGGCGGGTGGCGGATTCACCGACGCCGCCGTGACCGCCATCGAGGACGTGTGCGATGAGTTCCTGCGGCACTACGCGGCGGTGGCGCCGGTGTCGAGGAGGCGTGTCATGCTGTGGGAGACCCTCGACCTGATCACCTACGTCGTCCACGCCTGGACCCGGACGAGCCCCGCCCGCCTGGTCGCCAGGATGCTGACACTCGAGCAGCAGGTGCGTCGCTCGGGTCTCATGGACGCCGGCCGGCAATCAGCCGATCCGCACCGGATCGCCGACAGGCCCAGGGCGGCGTAGCCGATCGCGTTTCACAAGGCGGTGGAGGGTCTCCACCGTTTCCTGCTCCGCGCCACCACGCAAGGAAACCCGGTGCACCTTCGTCGTTCGAATTGAGTGGGAACACGGGGCGAGCAACGCCCGCGCTCGTCGCCCGTGCGTGTCGGTACCAGGGCACCTCGCGAGGTTTCGCTCTGATGCGTTGCTGCCATCCAGATCCAGTTCCGCACACTCTGCCGGTGGGCCGAGGTGGCTGAGACACGCGCCCGCCGGTCCACCGACCTGGCAGCGAGGCGGCGCAGCGCCAAACCGTCGTCCTCGACGCCCGTCGAGAGCACCGAGCACAGCCGGGAGACCCCCGACGTCCCCGGGTTGGGTCGTCTTGCGACCCTTCCCGAATGGCTGTCCGCGGCACAGCCCGACCGGCTGCGCGCGGGCCTCGCCAGGGCGCTGCACGAGGTGGCCCGCGGCGATCTCGTCCTCCACGAGTGCGATCCCAGGCACTTCCGCCCGGACAGCGGCACATGGACGTTCGAGTGCCGGGTCACCTGCGGCAGACCTGATGGAGAGCCCTGGGAGGTGTGGGTCGAGGGCTCGCTGCGTGCCGCAGGGACGGCGGAGGTCGCTCAGCTCGGGCCGGCAACG
Proteins encoded in this window:
- a CDS encoding phosphotransferase, which encodes MPEFTRGDLVLHECRPKHFRLRDTTWTFLCRVSVGGPDGERRDVWLEGSVGAPGTRQPVLDGRVAAFGSDAWRCLLPALGVELRTAPADTAVPLVSQLEDAELARVLLERAIQDGTPACADLRIAACRPRVMRYDRGSRCTVRYQLTHPGAAVRRGWPEVVVAKTYRDDTGQNAYQGMRALWSSELSRSSAVAIAEPLAYVPGLRLLVQGPVAEDRTLERLICSSLPAGPSVALEELHDYLAKAAQGLAALHGCGVALGETVTLEGEVAQIEAVLEHLAGVVPELSGAAAPLLARVVALAAEHRADPVRPSHGSFRPAQVLLHRGRVGFIDFDAFCQAEPAHDVARFRAGIRDCVMRAHLAAGGGFTDAAVTAIEDVCDEFLRHYAAVAPVSRRRVMLWETLDLITYVVHAWTRTSPARLVARMLTLEQQVRRSGLMDAGRQSADPHRIADRPRAA